Proteins from a single region of Hordeum vulgare subsp. vulgare chromosome 6H, MorexV3_pseudomolecules_assembly, whole genome shotgun sequence:
- the LOC123402109 gene encoding uncharacterized methyltransferase At1g78140, chloroplastic produces the protein MAAIRSAPISAAAIVAPRGFGRRRRLVPCLAAPAGGASGVTASASRKMLPRSALHASASTTGAPDRDEAAAESLVRAELSKLACPICYYPLVSSIDHRSPPSESDSSLECPTCKKLYSKDDYWDLTVAVGSTEYSETMPAATELFRTQLVSFLYERGWRQNFIWGGFPGLEKEFEMAKDYLKPTSGGIIIDASCGSGLFSRLFVKSGLYCLVVALDFSENMLKQCKEFIKQENISDERLVLVRADISRLPFVSGSIDALHAGAAIHCWPSPACAIAEISRVLRPGGIFVGSTFIADVLPPVIPLLRIGRPYIDQITGNNTFLSELELEDLCRACGLVNFTFVRNGFYIMFSATKAS, from the exons ATGGCGGCAATCCGAAGCGCACCCATCTCCGCTGCCGCAATCGTTGCGCCGCGCGGCTTTGGCAGGCGCCGTCGCCTTGTCCCCTGCCTTGCGGCGCCTGCAGGAGGCGCATCAGGAGTCACCGCCTCCGCTTCCCGGAAGATGCTCCCGCGCTCTGCTCTGCACGCCAGCGCCTCCACCACCGGGGCGCCCGACCGCGACGAGGCCGCTGCG GAATCTTTGGTGAGAGCGGAGCTGAGCAAACTCGCCTGCCCAATCTGCTATTACCCGCTCGTAAGCTCGATAGATCACCGGTCGCC GCCATCCGAATCCGATTCTAGCCTTGAATGCCCTACTTGCAAGAAGTTGTACTCTAAGGATGATTACTGGGATCTGACTGTGGCAGTTGGTTCTACCGAGTACTCCGAGACCATGCCTGCTGCAACTGAGCTTTTCAG GACCCAACTGGTATCATTTCTTTATGAGAGAGGATGGCGCCAAAATTTCATATGGGGTGGTTTCCCAGGCTTAGAGAAAGAG TTTGAGATGGCTAAAGATTATTTGAAGCCAACAAGTGGAGGGATTATAATTGACGCAAGCTGTGGAAGTGGGTTATTTTCAAGATTATTTGTTAAAAGCGGACTATATTGCCTTGTTGTGGCACTGGATTTCTCCGAGAATATGTTGAAGCAATGCAAGGAATTCATCAAGCAGGAAAACATCTCAGACGA GCGATTAGTATTGGTGAGAGCTGATATATCCAGACTCCCTTTTGTGAGTGGCTCAATTGATGCTCTGCATGCAGGTGCTGCAATTCACTGTTGGCCATCCCCAGCTTGTGCT ATTGCAGAGATCAGTCGAGTCCTTCGCCCTGGGGGTATTTTTGTCGGTTCTACTTTCATAGCAGATGTTCTTCCGCCAGTTATCCCATTACTGAGGATTGGACGCCCG TACATTGATCAAATCACAGGCAACAATACCTTCTTATCAGAGCTGGAGCTTGAAGATCTTTGTAGAGCATGTGGGCTGGTTAATTTTACATTTGTCAGAAATGGATTCTATATAATGTTCTCTGCTACTAAAGCAAGCTAG